The following proteins are encoded in a genomic region of Amblyraja radiata isolate CabotCenter1 chromosome 19, sAmbRad1.1.pri, whole genome shotgun sequence:
- the arl1 gene encoding ADP-ribosylation factor-like protein 1: MGGWISTLVSGLFGTREMRILILGLDGAGKTTILYRLQVGEVVTTIPTIGFNVETVTFKNLKFQVWDLGGQTSIRPYWRCYYSNTDAVIYVVDSCDKERMGISKSELVTMLEEEELKKAVLVVFANKQDMEHALSPTEVANALGLPAMKDRKWQIFKTSATKGIGLEEAMDWLAESLKCRQ; this comes from the exons atgg GTGGGTGGATCTCCACCTTGGTTTCCGGCCTGTTTGGCACACGAGAAATGAGGATATTGATCTTGGGTCTGGATGGAGCAGGCAAGACCACGATACTCTACAGGCTGCAGGTGGGAGAAGTCGTTACCACGATCCCCA CAATTGGCTTCAATGTTGAAACTGTGACGTTCAAGAACCTTAAGTTTCAAGTGTGGGACCTGGGTGGACAGACCAGTATACG CCCCTACTGGCGTTGTTATTACTCCAACACTGATGCCGTCATCTACGTGGTCGACAGCTGTGACAAGGAAAGAATGGGGATCTCAAAGTCAGAACTTGTTACGATGTTGGAG GAAGAAGAGCTGAAGAAGGCTGTGCTAGTGGTGTTTGCAAATAAGCAGGACATGGAACATGCTCTGAGTCCCACAGAGGTGGCCAACGCACTCGGCCTCCCTGCCATGAAGGATCGGAAATGGCAGATATTCAAAACCTCTGCAACCAAAGGAATTGGTCTGGAAGAAGCTATGGACTG GTTGGCTGAATCCTTGAAATGTAGACAATGA